The region CAAGCGAAACTAACGGTCGTGTAATCGCAATGGGTAAAAGTAAAGTTTCCGATCGCACATTCAACCTCGCCGTTGTGTTTGAGTGGCCAAAAGATGCAGACGGCAACCAACTCGGTCGTGCGGTGGCCGAATCGACTTTTCACCACTTCTGCGATTACAATTGGGATGCAGATATGGGTTGTCCGACTTTTGTATCAGAAGCCCCCGGTAATACTATGAAGACAGAACCTCGCGCTTTGGAAGATATCAAAACTTATGTGCGAAATATAGGTTTGTGGTTGGCAAATAAAACCGTATAAGCCGAATTTCAGATTGCAAATTTAAAATTTTAAATTTGCAATCTAAAATCTTAAATTTGCAATAACCTCAATCAATTACCAACAATATGACTGACCAGCCAAGAACTCGCCAAGAACTGTACGATCGCATTCGTGAAACTTCTAGAGAAGAGGTAATTCTTGAGGAAATGATTCGCCTGGGATTTTGGCCTGCCCAAGGAGAAATACCGCAAGACCCTGCTGATGAAATTCGTCGTCGTGGAGAATTACAGAAGGAACTTAACGACCTCTACAAACAAAATCGTCAACTCAACGATGAAAATCTTCTCAAAAAACAGTTATACAAACAACGTTTAGCAGAGTCGCGGCGCAAGCGTCAGGAAACTAAAGAAAGGCGGGAAAGGGAAAGGCTAGAACGCGCAGAAGCTTGGCGACAAAAGAAGCAGCAAGATATTGTTTATTTAGGCGATCGCGTTTCTGGCGGACTCAACTACACCGACTGCGACGAACAGCGTTTGCAAAGTTACGGCTTACCCATTTACGGAACAGCCGAACAAATTGCCACCGCGATGGGAATTACTATGGGACAATTGCGCTTTCTCGCCTTTTCTCGCAAAACATCTCCCATTTCTCACTATATTCGTTTCAGAATCCCCAAAAAGACGGGAGGCGATCGCATCATTTCCGCCCCCATGCCGCGCCTCAAAAAAGCCCAACATTGGATACTTAATAATATACTAGAAAAAGTCGAATTGCACAACGCTGCCCACGGCTTTCGTCCGGGTCGTTCAATTGTCAGTAACGCCCAACCTCACATCGGTGCCGAAGTTGTAATCAACTTCGATTTAAAGAACTTTTTCCCCTCAATTTCCTATCAGCGAGTTAAAGGGCTGTTTATATCTTTGGGATATTCAGAAGCAGCAGCGACAATATTCAGTTTATTGTCTACAGAACCGGATATTGAGGAAGTAGAATTAGATGGCAAAACTTATTATGTAGCCCTGAGCGATCGCCACCTTCCCCAAGGCGCACCCACCAGTCCAGCTATTACTAATATACTCTGTCGCCGACTCGATCGCCGCCTCACCCAAATGGCTGAAAATCTTGGATTTACCTACACTCGTTACGCCGACGACCTCACCTTTTCTGCTTCTGGCGATAACCGCCGTCATATTTGTAACGTACTGAGACGCACCGAATCAATAGTCGAACACGAAGGTTTTGTAATTAATGAAGAAAAAACCAGAATCCTTCGCAATTCCCGACAGCAAGATGTAACTGGAGTTATAGTTAACGATAAACCCAACGTTGATAAGAAAACTCTCAAACGCTTTCGGGCAACTTTGTATCAGATCGAAAAAGACGGATTAGAAGGCAAACGCTGGGGTAATTCTTCAGATTTAATTGCCTCAATTCAAGGATTTGCTAACTTCGTCGCAATGGTCAATCCCGAACTCGGTGCAGAGTTTAAAGAACAGGTGAAACGCATCAGAGAAAAATATAAGTAAGGCCATATTTGTACAATTTCGCTCTACTTGAGTTATAATGAGTGCAAAGGTAGGAATACATTGTCCAATGCAATAGTCTGGGTTCTGTATGCCCAACTGGTACGCCGATCGTTGAATCGAGCGTATACCGCCGACCAATATATTACTACCAGTTGAAAGTTAACTCTCTTGTTAGAGCGATCGGTGGATCGCCGATCGATAACGGGTTTACCCCTGTACTTTCAGCAAAAACTCTTTCGCCCTGAATAAGGGCACCTTGTTAGGGACAAGGCACATTCGTAGTTACAAACTTGGTAGCTACAAATTCAGTAAAAACTACGACAGAGAAAATCTGTTTTCGTTTGGCAAACTCTGCGGTGTTGGTGTGATGCTATCGTTTATCGTCCGCGATATCGGTAGTCACAGCAAAGAAGCCAGTGCAATTGTTTTCTCTCTAACTTGAGTATGTTCCTTCGTTTGACACATCCATTTTTCTGGAACTGACAAACCGAACGACATATTTGAGCGCTGTTATCTTTTTCTAGATTGCCTTTGGGTAATCTAAGTAAAAATCCCAGCAATCTTAATCCAGTGAGATGAGATGCAATTTGCCCGCAACTGAACTGTAAACACCCGCATTTGCAGAGTTTAAAAATAATATTATTTAGTAAATCCCTACCACCTGACATTTTTTGTGCTACATTAAGTAGCGAGTTAGTAATACATTAACTGGCTGTGGTTTGGGTTCTGTATACCCAACTGGTGCGCCAACCTCTGAATTGAGCGTATATCGCACATTAATGCGTCACTACTCGACAGTTTGATTAGCTCAGTGGGAGAGCATCCGATCGCATCGGTAGGTCGTAGGTTCGAGTCCTACATCAAACGCCCTGGAAGTTAGCTCACTGGTAGAGCGATTGGCTCATAACCAATTTGTCGCAGGTTCGATTCCTGTACTTTCAACCAACCCTGTCCGGGTCAAAAGACAAATTCGCGGAATAGAGCAGTCTGGTAGCTCGTTGGGCTTGTCCCCAAAGGTCAGTGGTTCAAATCCACTTTCTGCCCCACCAACCCTGTCCGGGTCAAAAGACACTACTCTTTTAAAGTAGCTTTCTCAACTCTATTAGGAACTCTGCGATGTAGGTGCGTATTATCGATCGCTACTCGTGACGATCGCTAGTAACTGTAAAGGAGCCAGTGCAATTGTTTTCTCCCTAACTTGAGTATGTCCCTTCGTTTTACCGCTCCAGTTTTCTGGAGATAGTAAAGCGAACGGCGTATTTGAGCGTTGCGATATTTGTCTGAATTTCCCTTGGGAAGTTTAGACGAAAGTAGCAGCAATCTTAATCCAGTTTTCGAGACACAATTTGCCCGCAACTGAACTGCCAACACCTACACTTGCAGAGTTTAAAAATATAGTGTAGTATATGTATTATGCAAATCGTTCAAAAACTCAACTAGAGGTATGTTGTTGCGCTTCAGCGCCAAAGTGCAACAACATACCTAAAAAGCAAACTTTGCCTAATAACGTTCCCACTATGCAAAAATTTGATAACCAACTAGAAACATTTTATGCCACAAATGGCAAAGAATGGCGGGATTGGTTAGAAAAAAACCATCGCACCTCTATTGGTGTATGGCTAATTTATTACAAAGTAAAAAGCGGTCAGCCAAGCATTAAATATACAGAAGCAGTTAAAGAAGCTTTATGCTTTGGTTGGATTGATAGTAAAGTTAAAGCTTTAGACGCAGAACGTTATATGCAAATATTTACTCCTCGCCAACCGAAAAGTGTGTGGTCAAAATTAAATAAGCAGTATGTCGAAGAACTGATCGATCGAGGTTTGATGACTGAGGCTGGCTTGTCAAAAATTGTAGCCGCAAAACAAGACAGTTCGTGGAATACTTTGGATGCGATCGAAGCATTAATTATCCCAGATGACTTACAGCAAGCATTAGCAACAAACGAAACTGCCAATCAATATTTTGAAGCATTAAGCAGATCGTCCAAAAAGAATATCCTTTTTTGGATTGCAAGTGCTAAACGTCCCGAAACAAGGTCGAAGCGAATCGAGCAAACCATAATTTCAGCAGCGCAAAACCAGAAACCCAAGTTATAAATGTAGTCACGAGTATGTTATTTCAACTGCGAATTCCTAAATTATCTCTGCAATTTTCTATGTGGAAAACCTTTTACATCAAACCTAACGAAATTGGCATCTTATATCACCGCAGTGATTTTAAGAAAATCTTGCAGCCCGGTACTTACACATATTTCGGTCAGCACTGGCAAGTAAAAACTTACGATCTCAACCAACCAGAAGCAAAGATTGACAACTTGGAATTATTGCTGCGAAATAATAGTTCCGAATTACAGCAATATCTTTTAGTAGTAAGGACTGCATTCAATCAAACTGCTTTAGTGCGAGTGGGACAAAATTGGGTGAGTGTTTTACCAAATCAATTGCGAGCTTTTTGGCGCGGTTTTATTGACGTAAAATCTCATATTTTTGATTTGAATGAAAGCTTGGAATTACCTGCCGATTTCGTACAGCAAATACGTGGAAGTACCTTGTATGGAATCAAGAAATTCCAAATTTCAGAATCTGAAATTGGTTTGCTTTACGTGCAGAATAACTTTGTGCGATCGCTCTCACCGGGCGAGTACGCTTTTTGGGCTGTCGATCGAGATGTTACAGTCCGGAATCTCAGCCGTATTGTACCCAATCCCGGCTTTCCCTCCGAGGATGTGCTGATCGATCGACATCCTGAGTTTGTGGCGGCTTACTGCGAGATAGTTCAATTGCAGAATCAGCAAGTCGCCATTGTACGCGATCGAGGTAAAGTTATCTCCATCCTACCGCCGT is a window of Aerosakkonema funiforme FACHB-1375 DNA encoding:
- a CDS encoding reverse transcriptase family protein, with the translated sequence MTDQPRTRQELYDRIRETSREEVILEEMIRLGFWPAQGEIPQDPADEIRRRGELQKELNDLYKQNRQLNDENLLKKQLYKQRLAESRRKRQETKERRERERLERAEAWRQKKQQDIVYLGDRVSGGLNYTDCDEQRLQSYGLPIYGTAEQIATAMGITMGQLRFLAFSRKTSPISHYIRFRIPKKTGGDRIISAPMPRLKKAQHWILNNILEKVELHNAAHGFRPGRSIVSNAQPHIGAEVVINFDLKNFFPSISYQRVKGLFISLGYSEAAATIFSLLSTEPDIEEVELDGKTYYVALSDRHLPQGAPTSPAITNILCRRLDRRLTQMAENLGFTYTRYADDLTFSASGDNRRHICNVLRRTESIVEHEGFVINEEKTRILRNSRQQDVTGVIVNDKPNVDKKTLKRFRATLYQIEKDGLEGKRWGNSSDLIASIQGFANFVAMVNPELGAEFKEQVKRIREKYK
- a CDS encoding YdeI/OmpD-associated family protein translates to MQKFDNQLETFYATNGKEWRDWLEKNHRTSIGVWLIYYKVKSGQPSIKYTEAVKEALCFGWIDSKVKALDAERYMQIFTPRQPKSVWSKLNKQYVEELIDRGLMTEAGLSKIVAAKQDSSWNTLDAIEALIIPDDLQQALATNETANQYFEALSRSSKKNILFWIASAKRPETRSKRIEQTIISAAQNQKPKL